A segment of the candidate division KSB1 bacterium genome:
GCCCGTGCCTTCACCAGCACCTGCCCATCCTGGTAATCCGCCTCCAGCACCTCGGCTAGGGCATAGAGCTTTGCCACGAGCCGACTATCCTTCGCGGGAACCTGCAGCTCGAAGTCGATGAGCCTCTGCTCAGCGAAGCGCAGGATTTCCTCCCGCAGGCGCTCCATGAAAATGCCCCGGGTGGCAGACACTGCGATGCTGGGACGGTGTGTCTCCAGCAGACCAGGAAGGAGGCCAGTGTCCGTGAGACGATCCACCTTGTTGAAAACGGTCAAGATGGGCCTGTCCAACACGTTGAGGGAACGGAGCACCTCCCGCACCGTGTCCATCTGCTCGGCCAGTTGGGGATGGCTCACATCCACCACGTGCACCAACAGGTCGGCAGCCATTGACTCCTGCAAAGTGCTCATAAACGAAGCCACCAGATGGTGGGGCAGTTTGCGGATGAATCCCACCGTGTCGATGAGCACCACGGTGCGCCGCCCGTCGCTGTCCATGACGCGCACCGTGGGGTCCAAGGTGGCGAAGAGGCGATCCTCCACCAGGACCTCGGCCCGCGTGAGCGCGTTGAGAATGGTGGACTTGCCCACGTTGGTGTAGCCGACGAGGGCTACCTGAAACAGCTCCTCGCGGTGCTTGCCGCGAATGGCTCGCTGGCGGTGAATCTTTTCAAGCTCCTGGCGCAGGAAGTTGATGCGCCGCCTGATCTGGCGCCGGTCGATCTCCAACTGGGTCTCCCCCGGTCCGCGCAGCCCGATGCCCCCCTCCTGGCGGGAGAGATGGGTCCACTGCCGGGTGAGTCGGGGCAGGAGGTACTCAAGCTGGGCCAGTTCCACCTGCGTCTTGGCTTCCCGGGTGCGCGCCCGCCGCGCGAAGATGTCCAAAATCAACCCGCTGCGATCCACCACCCGCACACCACAGTCTCTCTCTATGTTGCGCACCTGCGCCGGGCTGAGATCGTCGTCAAACAGGATGAGGTTCGCCTGCTGCTGCTTGACCATGGCGCGCAGCTCCCTGACCTTGCCGCGGCCAATGAAGTAGGCGGGGTCGATCTCGCTGCGCTCCTGGAGCACTCTGCCCACCACCTCCGCCCCTGCCGTATCTGCCAACAAGGCCAGCTCGTCGAGAAACTCCTCGGCTGTCCAGCGATAGGTGGAGCGTGTGACCAATCCCACGATGATGGCCCGCTCCCGTCGTGGGGGGGCATGTGTTACCAGACGGTTCAAACCCTCGCCTCCTGTGGAGGTTCGTCGATGACCTCGCCCTTCTCTCTGTACAGCGCCATCTCGGCAATCATGAGGCCGAGTGCCAACAAGGCCAACGGCCGCCACAACTCCCTGCCCAGCCTCGCCTCCTGCACGCTGCTCGCCACATCCTGTCCTTCGTCCACCCAGATGGCGGTGGGATAGCGCTCGCGGAACTGGGCAGCAGAGAGCGCCTGGAAACGCGACTCCTTTCCGTCCATGTTCACGGCAACGCGTGTCAACTCGCTGTCGCCCGCAAAGAGGGAGTAGATGCCCGGCCGCCAGGTCTGGGTAAACTCCACCACGTAGCCGTTCTGACGGAATTCGGGCGCAAGGGCCAGCCTGGTGCCGTCTGGCGTCGCCAGCTCCAACTGCGCCTGGACCTGCTCCGGCGCCAGCCTCAGCACAATCGGCTGTCCCACCAGCACCTCGCTCTCCTGCGAGGTCTCCGGCTGAGAGAGCAGGCGCGCTGCCCGCGTCACCAAGGGAGCAAAGAGCGAGGTGACAGTGATGTTCGACCACTCCGGTTCGAAGCCGGAGGTGAAGACCAGCACACGACCTTTGTCCAGGCGCGCCTCGTAGAGGAACGGCTCCCCGGTGCCGAAGCGCATGATGACCTGACGATCCAAAGAGCCCCCCTGCGTGCGCAGGGCGATGTGAAAGCGCGGGGAACGCACCTGATGCTCTTTCTCGTCAAAAACCCCTTGGAAAAGCGCATGGCCGTAATCGATGTCCTCTAACTCGAAGG
Coding sequences within it:
- the hflX gene encoding GTPase HflX, coding for MNRLVTHAPPRRERAIIVGLVTRSTYRWTAEEFLDELALLADTAGAEVVGRVLQERSEIDPAYFIGRGKVRELRAMVKQQQANLILFDDDLSPAQVRNIERDCGVRVVDRSGLILDIFARRARTREAKTQVELAQLEYLLPRLTRQWTHLSRQEGGIGLRGPGETQLEIDRRQIRRRINFLRQELEKIHRQRAIRGKHREELFQVALVGYTNVGKSTILNALTRAEVLVEDRLFATLDPTVRVMDSDGRRTVVLIDTVGFIRKLPHHLVASFMSTLQESMAADLLVHVVDVSHPQLAEQMDTVREVLRSLNVLDRPILTVFNKVDRLTDTGLLPGLLETHRPSIAVSATRGIFMERLREEILRFAEQRLIDFELQVPAKDSRLVAKLYALAEVLEADYQDGQVLVKARATRASLERIRRLAHGWGRATEEYSSKGEEDS